From Carassius gibelio isolate Cgi1373 ecotype wild population from Czech Republic chromosome B21, carGib1.2-hapl.c, whole genome shotgun sequence, the proteins below share one genomic window:
- the LOC127986675 gene encoding plasminogen activator inhibitor 1 RNA-binding protein, protein MKELVTLEEMPDEEYGCAVANRFGRLLNDESDPFDILYAAGVEKKQKKKKEEPKKTSTTIKSGKKESQRDRKIVLPVGGGEQGQVCLARGEVEERIERRVTFERKFSDADTPLSFSVERPVDVLDRPVRGRGTGRGRGARGPGYPRSSDGFDQRGKREFERHSGSDRTSVRSEEKRSGSGSRNWGSMRDHMSEIEEGSPSEEVVENEETQEAVETDGENRPSETEKVIEVALEMTLDEWKALQEQSRPKVELNIRKADASVLSKAVVIHKSKFLEKHHNGLDDEDMVFRRPTNDITCQLEINFGSLARPSRGGRGGRGGRGRGAPSMPSLRSPQKLESAPNPDDPEDFPALA, encoded by the exons ATGAAGGAGTTAGTAACGTTAGAGGAGATGCCTGATGAAGAATACGGATGCGCCGTTGCTAATCGTTTCGGCCGACTGCTGAACGACGAATCCGACCCTTTCGACATCTTATACGCGGCAGGGGTAGAGaagaaacagaagaagaagaaagaggagCCAAAGAAAACCTCAACCACGATTAAATCTGGAAAGAAAGAGTCCCAAAGGGACAGGAAAATCGTTCTTCCCGTTGGCGGGGGAGAACAAG GCCAAGTCTGTCTTGCTCGTGGAGAGGTTGAGGAGCGAATAGAGAGACGCGTGACTTTTGAGCGCAAATTCAGCGACGCCGACACCCCCCTCAGTTTCTCTGTTGAGAG GCCTGTGGATGTGCTGGACAGGCCTGTCAGAGGAAGAGGTACAGGAAGAGGACGAGGAGCCCGAGGCCCAGGATATCCGAGATCCAGTGATGGATTTGACCAGAGGGGAAAGAGAGAGTTTGAGAGACACAGTGGCAGTGACCGAAC GAGTGTCCGATCAGAAGAGAAGCGCAGCGGCAGTGGATCCCGCAACTGGGGCTCGATGAGAGACCATATGAG TGAAATTGAAGAGGGGTCACCTAGTGAAGAGGTCGTTGAAAATGAGGAGACCCAAGAGGCAGTTGAGACTGATGGAGAAAACAG ACCATCCGAGACTGAGAAAGTGATTGAGGTTGCCCTAGAGATGACATTGGATGAGTGGAAAGCCCTACAGGAGCAGAGCAGGCCAAAGGTGGAGCTGAATATCCGTAAGGCAGATGCCTCTGTGCTGTCCAAGGCCGTGGTCATCCATAAGTCCAAATTCCTTGAG AAACATCATAATGGCTTGGATGATGAGGATATGGTTTTCCGCCGCCCGACCAATGACATCACTTGTCAACTGGAGATCAACTTTGGCAGCCTGGCTCGACCCTCTCGTGGTGGGAGAGGAGGACGGGGTGGTCGCGGCCGTGGGGCTCCATCCATGCCCTCCCTAAGATCTCCACAAAAGCTTGAATCT GCTCCAAACCCAGATGATCCAGAAGATTTCCCTGCACTGGCCTAG